In the Azospirillum humicireducens genome, TGCCATGCTTGGCGGAACCCAGACCGCGCGCGACCTGAAGCGGCGAACGGAGGGTCTTGCTATTGGACGCCATGTCTTATTCTCCTCACCACACGGCCAGGCCGACGATCCAGGTCAGCACGGTCAGCACTGCCGTCGCGCCGAGGACGACCTTGTTGTTGCGGTCGGCATCGGTCAACTCGAACGACTTGCCGGCGTCCCAGACCAGATGGCGGATGCCGTTGCACAGGTGGTAGTACAGCGCCGCCGACCAGCCGAACATCAGGAGCAGGCCGAAGAAGGAGCCGACGAAGCCCTGTGCGCGCGCGAACGCCTCCGGCCCGGCGGCGGCGGCGACCAGCCACCAGACCAGCAGAAGCGTGCCCACAGCCAGCCCCACGCCCGTGATGCGGTGCGTGATGGACATGACTGCGGTCAACGGGAGTTTGTAAACTTGAAGGTGCGGGGAGAGCGGCCGACCGCTGCCGTTTGCCATTGCGTCGTCCTCTGTTCGCGGCCGGGCGCGGCGCAACATGACGATTGCCGCGGCGGCTGGGTGGTGCGTGCCCTTTTTGGACGGCTGTCCGTCCTATTGGTTGGCGCAATGAATTACGCTCACGCAGCATCCGAGTCAACGGCGGGGGGTGGCCGAAAGTGCTGGTGTGACGATTTTGGCGCAGCGCGGGAAGTGGCTGAAAAGAAACGGCCTTCCGGTCCTGTGGTAATACCAGCGGAAGCGGCCAGTCGGAGGCTGTCGCGCTTGGGGTCCCGCTACTTGTCGAAGCGGCGCACGTTCTCGACCATCATCGAGTACATTTGCGTAATCAGTT is a window encoding:
- the sdhC gene encoding succinate dehydrogenase, cytochrome b556 subunit, which codes for MANGSGRPLSPHLQVYKLPLTAVMSITHRITGVGLAVGTLLLVWWLVAAAAGPEAFARAQGFVGSFFGLLLMFGWSAALYYHLCNGIRHLVWDAGKSFELTDADRNNKVVLGATAVLTVLTWIVGLAVW